CGTATGACGTGCAGGCCTTGATGCCGATCATCGAAGGCGCGGGCGGGGTGATCTCCGCCTGGGATGGCGGTTCGGCCCAGAACGGCGGTTGCGTGGTGGCTTGCGGCGATCCAGCACTGCATGCGCAGGTGGTGGAAATGCTGCGTCACGCCATGTGACCCTCGCCAGCGCGCAGGCCTTCGGACGGTTTGCGCGCGTTTCTGGTTACCTTGGTCGATCGTGCGGGAGAATCGCCACCTTGGACTCACTTACCCAAGCCGTGCTCGGCGCAGCCTTGCAAGGCACCGTGTTGGGTCGCCTGCAAGGCCGCCGCGCATTGCTCTACGGCGCCGCTCTGGGCACCGTACCCGATCTGGATGTGGTGATCCGCTACGCCGATCCGGTGTCGCAGATGACTTTTCATCGCGGCTTTTCCCACTCGATCTTTGTCCTGACTGGGCTGGCCCTGGTGCTGGCCTGGCTGGTTGCCTGGCGCTGGCCGGACAAGGGTTACACCCGGCCCCGGCTGTTCCTGGCTTTCTGGCTGGCACTGGTCACCCATCCCATTCTCGACGCTTTCACCGTCTACGGCACCCAGTTGTTCTGGCCGCTGCACCTGACGCCGCAGAGCTGGGCCGCCGTGTTCATCATCGACCCGGTGTACACCGTGCCGTTGCTGCTGGCGGTCGGCTATACGGCGATCAAGGGGCTGCAGGGCAGGTCGACCTCGCTGCTGGCGCTGGCGTTGGCGTGCAGTACCGCGTACCTGGGGTTCGGCCTGGCTGGGCGCATGGCCGCCGAGCAGCGCTTCGAGCTGGCCTTGCGGGCACAAGGCGTCACCCCCGGCGAGGTCCGTGCGGTGCCTATAGCCTTCAACAGCCTGATCTGGCGGACACTGGCGAAAACACCGGAGGGTGACTACTACGAAGGTGTGAGCAGCTGGTTTGATCGCGAGTCTCCAGAGATGCTGCGCCAGTCGCGCAACCTGGAGGTGGCCAGGGTGCTTCGCGGTTCGGCGTTGCACGAGCGGCTGCGCTGGTTCACCGACGACTGGCTGCGCTACGACATCATTGGTGATTCGCTGGTGGTCACCGATCTGCGCATGGGCATGCCGGGCAGCTACAGTTTCCGCTTCGAAATGGCCCGGCGCGACCCCTCCGGGCGGTGGGTGGTCACCCAGCCCAGAGGGTGGATCGGGGGCGGCGCCGCAGCCCTGTTCGATGGCGGCAGGCTGGCCTTGATCTGGCGGCGGATCCTCGACCAGCAACCACCGCTGCCCCTGGCGGCCTGGGCGGCGCCGGGTTCAGGGCATTTGTGATACCCAAAAAAAGGTTCATCGCGCTTTCCCGGGGAAGGCAGCCTTGATTTTCAGGAAAAAGTATTCCGAGTCCCGAAAACCATAGGCCATACGCTTGATCACCTTGATGCGGTTGTTGACGCCCTCAAGGACGCTGGTATGCATATGGAAGTTGGCACTGGCGAGGATGCCTCGGGCGTATTTGCGCAGGTTGCGAGCGAAGCGCTGTAGCGGCGCGAGGCCGCTGTCCCGGGCGTGCCGCAACCAGGTTCGCCAGCGGCGCCAGCCCTCTCGTACGCTGGGGGCGAACCAGACATCCTTCAGCGCATCCTTGAGGACATAGACCGTAGCCAGCGGCTGGTTGGCCGCGAGTAGTTCTTGAAGCTGCACGGCTTGTCCGTCCTTCAGGTTGTTGCGATTGCGCAGCAGCAGCCAGCGGCTTTGCTTGACCGCCTTTCGTGCCGGCTTGTCTTCGCGCAGGAGGTTGGCCTGGTCAACCCGGATACGGTCGATCACATCCCGACCGTAGCGCGCGACGACGTGAAACAGGTCGTACACCACTTCGGCTTGCGGGCAATGCTTCTTCACCTCCAAATCAAAAGCCGTGTTCATGTCCATGGCCACCGCCTCTATCTGCTGGCAGTGCTTGCCGAGCAATTCAAAGAACGGGCGGACCGCCTCGCGGCTGTTGCCGTGGCCGACCCACAATACCCGCGTTCGCTCGGCATCCATGATGACCGTGGCATAGCGATGCCCTTTGTGCAGGGCGAACTCGTCCATCACCAGGCGGCGGACACCGGTTGAATCGAAGTTGCCTACCTCGGCTTGAAGGCGTCGTTTATCGAGCGTTTTGAGGGTGTGCCAATGCAGGCCGGTGAGCTGGCTGACGTGGCTGATCGGCAGCAGCCGCAGCAAGCTTTCGAGCCATATCCGTAACCGCTGGGTCAGCCGAGATGCTGGCTCCAACCAGTCGATCCGCTCGGTCACCCGCCCACAACTCAGGCAATCGACTCGGCGCACTGGTAGTTGAAGCAGGACGCGCTGATCGAACAGATCACGATCACGCACCAGACGAATCCGGCGATCGTGAATCAACGGGCTGAACTGGCCACAACGCCCGCACTTAGGAAGAGAGCCGGCTTGAGGTTCAAGCTCAATGAGGAGGGTGTTATCGGTAGATGGGCGACAGGTAACGGCGTCGTAGCCTGGCCAGAAAGCGGCAAGATCAATAGGATGCACGGCGACAGCAGGGACAGGTGAAGGGTGTGTTTGGCGACTGCCAATTTACCTGCTTCCCTGACTGTCAACTCGCTCTTCCCCCAGACTCCGCGAAGAACCCAAAAAAAGCCCGCCATGGCGGCGGGCAACAAGAGGCGTAGGGAGCAACGCACAACAAACTTCGGGTCAGGCGGTGAGCGTCTGGCCAAGCAAACGGTCGGCCAGGGTTTCAGCGGCGCGGCGACTGGTCAACGGGCCGCTGATGGTTTCGCCGTTGCGCAGCAGGTACCAGCAGGCCAGCAGGCCTTGTTGGCGCAGACTGCCGGGTACCGCGCTGCCGACAACGGACATGATCTGGATCGGGGCCATGATGGATCTCCTCTCGAACATGGCTCCACCTTACGCAGATGCCCTCAGGGTTAGAAATCAATGTCCTCGATAGTGGTCATTGCTTTTATCAACGATGGCGCCTACCAGCGCGGTGGACCGTAGTACACCGGCGGTGGGCCGTAGTAGCGACGGTACACCGGTGGCGGTGCCGGTACGTAGCGTTCGACCACGTAAGGCTGGTAGTAGACCGGTGGTGGTGGCGCCTGCACGTAGACCGGGGGCGGTGGATAGTAGGCCGGTGGTTGCTGGACATAGACGGTACGCGGAGCACTGGAGACGGCCGCCCCGAAAATCGCACCGGCCACGGCAGCACCGACGACCGGCCCCGGGCCGTACCAGCCGCCACCGTGGGCGGATGCCTGCCCGCTGACGGCCAGCGCGCCGACCAGCAGGGCGATTCCGGGGATGAAACGGTTCATGGTCGATCCTCACAAGACAACCCCACGTTCGGGGCTCGATTACTATGACCCCATCTTTGCGCAACTGCTGCCAGGGCAAGGGTAAAGGTTGTGTAAGGGGCGACCGGCGGCAGGGTCTGCTACGCTGGCGCAATCGTTTCAGCCATGACAGAGGATCCGCGATGAGCCATTCACCGAGCCGGGACACGGTGCTGTGCATCTCCCTGGCCGGGCGCCCCGGAACGTTCGGCGTGCGCTTTCACAACCATCTCTACCGCCAGCTCGGGCTGGATTACTACTACAAGGCCATGACCACCCAAGACCTGCCTGCTGCCGTTGCCGGCATCCGTGCACTGGGCATCCGTGGCTGCGGCGTGTCGATGCCGTACAAGGAGGCTTGCCTGGCGCTGGTGGACGAGGTCGATCCGTCCGCCGCGGCCATCGCCTCGTCGAACACGCTGGTCAACACCGACGGCCATCTAAAGGCCTACAACACCGACTACCTGGCGGTGCGCCAACTGCTGGCCCGACACCAGGTCGATCCATCCACCGCGTTCGCCCTGCGTGGCAGTGGCGGCATGGCCAAGGCAGTGGCCAGTGCGTTGCGGGATGCAGGATTCCGTGACGGCACTATCGTTGCCCGCAACGAGCAGGCCGGGCGGCAGTTGGCGGATGTCTGCGGGTATCGATGGCTGCCGGAGCTGGGCGACCGGTGTCCGCCGATGCTGGTCAATGTCACACCGATCGGCATGGCCGGAGGGCCGGATGCCGAGCGACTGGCGTTTGCCGAAGCCGCCATCGAGGCGGCGCAGCGGGTGTTCGACGTAGTGGCCATGCCTGCGCGTACCCCGCTGATCCGCGCCGCCGAGGCGCTTGGCACGCCAGTGATCACCGGGCTCGATGTCATCGCCTTGCAGGCGCTGGAGCAGTTCGTGCTGTATACCGGGGTGCGGCCGACACCGGAGCAAATGCAAGCCGCCGTGGCGTTTGCCCGGGAAAGTTGACGCCAGACGTCCCTGTTACAGGGCGCCGTTAACGCGCCGTATCGCCGGCGTGCCGGCGATACGGCCGGGGCAGGTCACAGGATTCAGAACACTTTCCGGCCAGTCTCGTCCAACTGCTGGTCAACCAGCGCCCTGCCATGGGCCAGGGACACATGCTGGGCATTTTCCAGGTCGGCGAAGAACTTCATCGGCATCGAGATTCGCCGGCTGCAGTGGCCCGCAGGATCGGTGATCACGCAACCGGCCGCATAGGGCAGGGGCGAGTCGGGGTGAGGCATCACGCTGGCGGTGATGGTGTGGTCGCGGTATTCACAGTGAAGGGTTTGCATCGTCCTTACCTCGCTGTGGCTGGGAACAGGCGCTCCTTCTAGATACCACAGCGAGGGGCCGGGAGTTCCCGGCCCGACGAGCGCGACCGACGATCAGGCCTTGAGTTCGGTCGGCTGGATGATCTCGACCCAGTAGCCGTCCGGGTCCTTGACGAAAGCCAGGTGCTTCATGCGGCCATCGCTCAGGCGCTTCTGGAACGGCACGTCCAGGGCTTCGAAGCGGGCGCAGGCGGCGACCACGTCGGGTACCGAGATGCAGATGTGCCCGAAGCCGCGTGGGTCGGTGTTGCCATCGTGGTAGGCGAACTCTGGGTCGTTTTCGGTGCCGTGGTTGTGGGTCAGCTCGAGCACGCCGGGGATCGACTTCATCCACTGGTGGCGTTCGGCGTCATCGGCCGGGATGGCTTTCTGGTCAACCAGGGCCAGGAAGTACAGGCTGAAAGCCGCTTCCGGGAAGTCACGCTTGTCCACCAGGCTGAAACCCAGCACGCGGGTGTAGAAGTCCAGGGACTTCTCGATGTCCTTGACCCGCAGCATGGTGTGGTTGAACACGAAGTGGGCGGTGGCGGTGTCCGGCTGGGCGGTGACGCCGGGCAGGGTTTGCAGATCGTGCAGGCTCATGGGTACTCCTGGATCAGGGCCTAAAACAGGCGGACCATGATACGGAAGTCCATCGCCAGCGCAAATGAAAGCGCCCCGCACGTGTGCGGGGCGCTGGAATTAGAGGCCCGCATGTGCGGGCGCGTGATGGGGTCGCTAGTCCTTTAGCTGGTTCGATACTGGGCCTGCGCATGTGAAAAAAGTGTGAAGCAGGTGTCGAGGTTTCATCACCGCACCCAACTTTCCACCGTCTGCGCCCCGTACTGTTCCTTCCAGGCTTTCAGCCCCCGATGGTTGCCGCCCTTGGTCTCGATCCGCTCGCCGGTATGCGGGTTCTGGTAGACCTTCACCACCCGTGGCCGACGCTGCTGCTTGATCGGCGCCGGGGCGCGGCTCGCGGCCTTCGGATCGAGGATGGCGATGATGTCGCGCAGGTTCTTGTCATAGCTTTTCATCAGGCCGACTAGTTTCTGCTCGAATTCGATTTCGCGTTTAAGGCCGGCATCCTTTTTCAGCGCTTCCAGTTGTGCCATCTGTTCCTTGAGCGCTTTTTCGGCAGCACGAAACTCTGCAAGTCTGGACACTGTCATCACTCCTGTAAGTCTGCCGTGGCGGGACGTGACGAACATGAAAACTGACTGAACGCCGGCCACGTGGATGGGTAAAGCTGTTCGCTAAGCGAGAGTGTAGTAGTCGCTTGCGAGTGGGTAAACTGCAAACTTTCAATCAATTAGCCGGGAACTTTGCCGGTTTTTTACGCGCTATTCGAAACCACCCTGGCAGCGGCGTTAGACCATGGTCCCATGGCGCAGGCTAGAGCCTTTGGCGGAAAATTATGGATGATGGTCGACATGTATTCGTTCATCGCGTAGTGCCGGTGCAGATGACTGCCCGGATGGTTTTTCGCCCTTCTTTTGGATGTTCCCTCGCATGTTTGCCCCTTTCCCCCTCGCCCCCGGGCGCCGAGTTGCCGGCCTGTTCTTCCTGTGTGCCGGTGTCAACGCCCAGGCCGCCGGTTTTCTTGAAGACAGCAGTGCCAAGGTCGAAGCACGCAATGTCTATTTCAACCGGGACTTCCGTGATGGCCACAGCAGTTCCAAACAGGGTGCGTCGAAACGCGAAGAATGGGCGCAGGGGTTTATTCTGAATGTCCAGTCCGGTTATACCCAGGGGCCGGTCGGCTTCGGGGTGGATGCCTTGGGCATGGTCGGTTTCAAACTCGACTCCAGCCCCGCCGACAGCAACAGCGGCCTGTTGCCGTCTTCCGGTCACGACCCGCGCCACTCTGCCGACCAGTACGCCAAGATGGGTGTCGCCGGCAAGGTGAAAGTGTCCAATACCGTGCTCAAGTACGGATCGATGATGCCGGACGTGCCGTTGCTCAAGTACAACGACGGCCGCCTGCTGCCGACCATGTTCCACGGTGCCTGGCTGACCTCCGAGGAGGTGCGCGACCTCAAGTTCACCCTGGCGCGCCTGAACCAGTACACCGCGCGGGACTCCACCGACCGCCAGGATATCCGCGTGCACTGCAAGAACAAGCGCTATGCCTGTGACATCGAGGCCGACCACTTCGACCTGGCCGGTGTCGACTACCGCGTCAACGAGCGTGTCAGCGCCCAGTACCAGGTTTCCAAGCTTGAGGACATCTACCGCCAGCACTTCCTCGGCCTGGTCGCCAGCCAGCCACTGGAGGTCGGCACGCTGTCGGCCGACCTGC
This window of the Pseudomonas mosselii genome carries:
- a CDS encoding metal-dependent hydrolase, whose translation is MDSLTQAVLGAALQGTVLGRLQGRRALLYGAALGTVPDLDVVIRYADPVSQMTFHRGFSHSIFVLTGLALVLAWLVAWRWPDKGYTRPRLFLAFWLALVTHPILDAFTVYGTQLFWPLHLTPQSWAAVFIIDPVYTVPLLLAVGYTAIKGLQGRSTSLLALALACSTAYLGFGLAGRMAAEQRFELALRAQGVTPGEVRAVPIAFNSLIWRTLAKTPEGDYYEGVSSWFDRESPEMLRQSRNLEVARVLRGSALHERLRWFTDDWLRYDIIGDSLVVTDLRMGMPGSYSFRFEMARRDPSGRWVVTQPRGWIGGGAAALFDGGRLALIWRRILDQQPPLPLAAWAAPGSGHL
- a CDS encoding ISL3 family transposase gives rise to the protein MHPIDLAAFWPGYDAVTCRPSTDNTLLIELEPQAGSLPKCGRCGQFSPLIHDRRIRLVRDRDLFDQRVLLQLPVRRVDCLSCGRVTERIDWLEPASRLTQRLRIWLESLLRLLPISHVSQLTGLHWHTLKTLDKRRLQAEVGNFDSTGVRRLVMDEFALHKGHRYATVIMDAERTRVLWVGHGNSREAVRPFFELLGKHCQQIEAVAMDMNTAFDLEVKKHCPQAEVVYDLFHVVARYGRDVIDRIRVDQANLLREDKPARKAVKQSRWLLLRNRNNLKDGQAVQLQELLAANQPLATVYVLKDALKDVWFAPSVREGWRRWRTWLRHARDSGLAPLQRFARNLRKYARGILASANFHMHTSVLEGVNNRIKVIKRMAYGFRDSEYFFLKIKAAFPGKAR
- a CDS encoding shikimate 5-dehydrogenase, whose amino-acid sequence is MSHSPSRDTVLCISLAGRPGTFGVRFHNHLYRQLGLDYYYKAMTTQDLPAAVAGIRALGIRGCGVSMPYKEACLALVDEVDPSAAAIASSNTLVNTDGHLKAYNTDYLAVRQLLARHQVDPSTAFALRGSGGMAKAVASALRDAGFRDGTIVARNEQAGRQLADVCGYRWLPELGDRCPPMLVNVTPIGMAGGPDAERLAFAEAAIEAAQRVFDVVAMPARTPLIRAAEALGTPVITGLDVIALQALEQFVLYTGVRPTPEQMQAAVAFARES
- the gloA gene encoding lactoylglutathione lyase, which gives rise to MSLHDLQTLPGVTAQPDTATAHFVFNHTMLRVKDIEKSLDFYTRVLGFSLVDKRDFPEAAFSLYFLALVDQKAIPADDAERHQWMKSIPGVLELTHNHGTENDPEFAYHDGNTDPRGFGHICISVPDVVAACARFEALDVPFQKRLSDGRMKHLAFVKDPDGYWVEIIQPTELKA
- a CDS encoding histone-like nucleoid-structuring protein, MvaT/MvaU family gives rise to the protein MSRLAEFRAAEKALKEQMAQLEALKKDAGLKREIEFEQKLVGLMKSYDKNLRDIIAILDPKAASRAPAPIKQQRRPRVVKVYQNPHTGERIETKGGNHRGLKAWKEQYGAQTVESWVR
- a CDS encoding OprD family porin, whose product is MFAPFPLAPGRRVAGLFFLCAGVNAQAAGFLEDSSAKVEARNVYFNRDFRDGHSSSKQGASKREEWAQGFILNVQSGYTQGPVGFGVDALGMVGFKLDSSPADSNSGLLPSSGHDPRHSADQYAKMGVAGKVKVSNTVLKYGSMMPDVPLLKYNDGRLLPTMFHGAWLTSEEVRDLKFTLARLNQYTARDSTDRQDIRVHCKNKRYACDIEADHFDLAGVDYRVNERVSAQYQVSKLEDIYRQHFLGLVASQPLEVGTLSADLRLIKSDDIGNARAGHIDHRAFSGMLGYSLGGHKLSAGWQRMYGDSAMPYLDGSNPYLVNYAQVNDFAAAQERSWQVRYDYDFKALGVPGLTFFTRYINGDNVKVPGSNAEGKEWERDSELKYQVQSGTFKDVSVRLRNSTYRSNYEKWARDMDETRVIVSYNFSIF